A single genomic interval of Microbulbifer variabilis harbors:
- a CDS encoding TldD/PmbA family protein: MDRRKFLQLSGAGLGVSMLPLSGNLVAESKLTQSGIDLSVKKEFADVALNTATKLGATYADVRIGRYLNQYVITREMKVQDVVNTESIGMGIRVIANGTWGFAATNDLTADGVARATRQAVATAKANSKYQQEPVQLAPVKGHGEVSWQTPIQKNAMQIPLADKVDLLMDVNKSALDAGASYINSMLYLVNEQKYFASTDGSYIDQDVHRLWAPFSVTAVDKKTGGFRTRQGLSQPVGRGFEYLDGRAEDKIQAQTVLYRDSYDMAEDARLAAQQAKEKLTAKSVKPGKYDLVLDPSHLWLTIHESVGHPLELDRVLGYEANFAGTSFATIDKWRSGKFQYGSDKVNLFADKVQPGSLGAVGYDDEGVKTRNWDLVKDGVLVNYQATRDQVHMLGQKKSHGCCYADSWSSVQFQRMSNVSLLPGKEELSVDDMIKDVEKGIYIVGAGSFSIDQQRYNFQFGGQLFYEIEDGKITGMVEDVAYQSNTQEFWNACSQVCDKDDYRLGGSFFDGKGQPMQTSAVSHGSSTARFDGINVINTKRKLG, from the coding sequence ATGGATAGAAGAAAATTTCTCCAGCTCAGCGGTGCCGGCCTGGGTGTTTCCATGTTGCCGCTGTCCGGCAATCTGGTGGCCGAGAGCAAACTGACCCAAAGCGGTATCGATCTCTCGGTAAAAAAAGAATTTGCCGATGTAGCCCTGAATACCGCCACTAAACTCGGCGCCACTTATGCCGATGTGCGTATTGGTCGCTACCTGAATCAATACGTAATCACCCGCGAGATGAAAGTGCAGGACGTGGTGAACACCGAATCTATCGGCATGGGCATTCGGGTTATTGCTAATGGCACCTGGGGCTTTGCTGCCACCAATGACCTGACCGCCGATGGCGTCGCCCGCGCCACCCGTCAGGCAGTAGCCACGGCCAAGGCCAACTCCAAGTACCAGCAGGAGCCAGTACAACTGGCCCCGGTAAAAGGTCATGGCGAAGTCAGCTGGCAGACACCGATCCAGAAAAACGCTATGCAGATCCCCCTGGCCGACAAGGTGGATCTGTTGATGGATGTAAACAAGTCTGCCCTGGATGCCGGCGCCAGCTATATCAACTCCATGTTGTACCTGGTGAATGAGCAAAAGTATTTTGCCTCTACCGACGGCTCCTATATCGACCAGGATGTTCACCGTTTATGGGCGCCCTTCTCGGTCACCGCAGTGGACAAGAAAACCGGCGGCTTCCGCACCCGCCAAGGCCTCAGCCAGCCGGTAGGACGCGGCTTTGAATACCTGGATGGCCGCGCCGAAGACAAGATCCAAGCGCAGACGGTGCTCTATCGCGATTCCTACGATATGGCCGAAGACGCACGCCTGGCGGCGCAACAAGCCAAGGAAAAGCTCACGGCTAAATCGGTCAAACCAGGCAAGTACGACCTGGTGCTGGACCCAAGCCACCTTTGGCTCACCATCCATGAATCCGTCGGCCACCCGCTGGAGCTGGACCGCGTGCTCGGCTACGAGGCCAACTTTGCCGGCACCTCTTTCGCCACTATCGATAAATGGCGCAGCGGCAAATTCCAATACGGCAGTGACAAGGTCAATCTGTTTGCCGATAAGGTACAGCCCGGCTCTCTCGGCGCCGTCGGCTACGATGATGAAGGCGTGAAGACCCGCAACTGGGATCTGGTAAAAGACGGGGTGCTGGTGAACTACCAGGCCACCCGCGACCAGGTACATATGCTGGGGCAAAAGAAATCCCACGGCTGCTGCTACGCAGATAGTTGGTCCAGCGTGCAATTCCAGCGCATGTCCAATGTTTCGCTGTTGCCTGGCAAGGAGGAGCTGAGCGTCGACGATATGATCAAGGATGTGGAGAAAGGCATTTATATTGTGGGTGCCGGTTCCTTCTCCATTGATCAGCAGCGCTACAACTTCCAGTTTGGTGGACAGCTGTTCTACGAGATTGAAGACGGCAAGATTACCGGCATGGTGGAGGACGTCGCTTACCAGTCCAACACCCAGGAATTCTGGAATGCCTGTTCGCAAGTCTGCGACAAAGATGATTACCGCCTGGGTGGTTCCTTCTTTGACGGTAAGGGACAGCCGATGCAAACCAGTGCCGTGTCCCACGGTAGTTCCACTGCACGCTTCGACGGTATCAATGTGATTAACACCAAGCGCAAGCTGGGCTAA
- a CDS encoding TldD/PmbA family protein: protein MERRKFLKIAGVGSSGILLPLQGIQVSAEQLLNEGMHSSHKRHLADVALNTARKAGASYTDVRIGRYLNQYVMTRETNVENIVNTESLGAGIRVIANGTWGFAATNDLTADGVARAARQAVAVAKANAKYQTEPVRLAPVKGAGEVSWQTPIKQNALQVPISEKVDFLMDVNNGALKAGASYIRSSLYLVNEQKYFASSDGSYIDQDIHRLWAPMQVTAVDKKSGAFKTRNGLSDPVGRGYEYLAGHDKDKIRGQTTLYKASYDMAEDAVLAAEQAKAKLSAKSIDPGKYDLVLEPSHLCLTIHESVGHPLELDRVLGYEANYAGTSFATLDKWRSGKFQYGSDKVTLFADKVQPGSLGAVAYDDEGVKTKRWDLVKDGILVNYQATRDQVHMIDQKESHGCSYGDSWSSVQFQRMPNVSLAPGEKKYSAKDMIRDVEKGIYIVGRGSYSIDQQRYNFQFGGQLFYEIKNGEIVGQVEDVAYQSNTQEFWNSCSAICDSSDYRLGGTFFDGKGQPSQVSAVSHGCSTTRFDKINVINTKRKIS from the coding sequence ATGGAAAGAAGAAAATTCCTCAAGATCGCCGGCGTCGGCTCCAGTGGTATTTTATTACCACTGCAGGGCATTCAAGTCAGCGCCGAGCAACTGCTCAATGAGGGCATGCACAGCTCGCACAAACGACACCTGGCAGATGTCGCCCTGAATACGGCGCGCAAAGCCGGTGCCAGTTATACCGATGTGCGCATCGGTCGCTATCTCAACCAGTACGTGATGACCCGCGAAACTAACGTGGAGAATATCGTCAATACGGAATCCCTCGGCGCCGGTATCCGCGTAATCGCCAATGGCACCTGGGGTTTCGCCGCCACCAACGATCTGACTGCCGATGGCGTTGCCCGCGCCGCACGCCAGGCGGTTGCCGTTGCCAAGGCTAACGCCAAATATCAGACCGAGCCCGTGCGCTTGGCACCGGTTAAAGGCGCAGGCGAGGTTTCCTGGCAGACACCGATCAAACAGAATGCCCTGCAGGTGCCCATCAGTGAGAAAGTCGATTTCCTGATGGATGTTAACAATGGGGCACTCAAAGCCGGAGCCAGCTATATTCGCTCTTCCCTGTATTTAGTCAATGAGCAGAAATACTTTGCTTCCAGCGACGGCTCCTATATCGACCAGGATATCCACCGCCTGTGGGCGCCCATGCAGGTGACCGCTGTGGATAAGAAAAGTGGGGCCTTCAAAACGCGCAATGGCCTCAGCGATCCAGTGGGAAGGGGTTATGAATACCTGGCTGGTCACGACAAAGACAAAATTCGCGGACAGACCACGCTCTACAAAGCCTCCTACGATATGGCCGAGGATGCCGTGCTCGCGGCCGAGCAGGCCAAAGCCAAGCTATCGGCCAAATCCATCGATCCGGGCAAGTACGACTTGGTACTGGAACCCTCGCACCTATGCCTGACCATCCATGAATCTGTGGGCCACCCATTAGAACTGGACCGCGTGCTGGGCTACGAGGCCAACTATGCCGGAACTTCCTTCGCCACCCTGGATAAGTGGCGCAGCGGTAAATTCCAGTACGGCAGCGACAAAGTCACCCTGTTTGCCGACAAGGTACAACCGGGCTCCCTCGGTGCCGTCGCCTATGACGACGAAGGGGTAAAAACCAAACGTTGGGATCTGGTGAAAGATGGCATCCTGGTGAACTACCAGGCCACTCGCGATCAGGTGCATATGATCGACCAAAAGGAATCCCACGGCTGCAGCTACGGCGATAGCTGGTCCAGCGTGCAGTTCCAGCGCATGCCCAATGTCTCCCTGGCTCCGGGAGAGAAGAAGTACTCAGCCAAAGACATGATCCGCGATGTGGAAAAAGGCATTTACATCGTCGGGCGCGGCTCCTACTCCATCGATCAGCAGCGCTACAACTTCCAGTTCGGCGGACAGCTGTTCTACGAGATCAAAAACGGTGAGATCGTCGGTCAGGTTGAGGACGTCGCCTACCAGTCCAACACGCAGGAATTCTGGAATTCCTGCTCGGCGATATGCGACAGCAGCGACTACCGCCTGGGCGGAACCTTCTTCGATGGTAAGGGCCAACCCAGCCAGGTGAGTGCGGTATCCCACGGCTGCTCCACCACCCGTTTTGACAAAATTAATGTAATCAATACCAAGCGCAAGATTTCCTGA
- a CDS encoding AAA family ATPase gives MLTTLENSIEQQLHSLDNLQQEIARVIVGQKPVVEQMLICLLAGGHALLEGVPGLGKTLLVKTLADASALDFKRVQFTPDLMPGDILGSEILEEDHSTGKRFFKFQQGPVFTNILLADEINRTPPKTQAALLESMQEGSVTVGGKTLKLPDPYFVLATQNPIEQAGTYPLPEAQLDRFLLNIHIDYPDEQDEVEILRSTTGASRVKPSPSLDAEQLREMQKLVREIHVSDDLYRYVAALVRATRMETSGSDTLQQWIKWGAGPRAGQALILAAKARALLQRRLAVTREDIRSLLLPVLRHRVLLSFQAQADGVQMPQLIDELLAAVPEPGRD, from the coding sequence ATGCTGACCACCCTGGAAAATAGTATCGAACAACAACTGCACAGCCTCGACAATCTTCAACAGGAAATTGCGCGGGTGATTGTCGGCCAGAAACCCGTGGTGGAACAGATGCTGATCTGCCTGTTGGCCGGCGGCCACGCCCTACTCGAAGGGGTGCCGGGGCTGGGTAAAACCCTGCTGGTAAAAACCCTCGCCGATGCCAGTGCGCTGGATTTTAAGCGGGTACAGTTCACCCCGGATTTAATGCCCGGAGATATTCTCGGCAGTGAGATCCTCGAAGAGGATCACAGCACCGGCAAGCGCTTTTTTAAATTCCAGCAGGGCCCGGTTTTCACCAATATCCTGCTCGCCGATGAAATTAACCGCACACCGCCGAAAACCCAGGCAGCCCTATTAGAGTCCATGCAGGAAGGCTCGGTAACCGTGGGCGGTAAAACACTCAAATTGCCCGATCCCTATTTCGTACTGGCCACACAAAACCCCATCGAACAGGCCGGCACCTATCCACTGCCGGAAGCTCAGCTGGACCGCTTCCTGTTAAATATTCATATCGACTATCCCGATGAGCAGGATGAAGTTGAAATCCTGCGCTCCACCACCGGTGCCAGCAGGGTCAAACCCAGCCCCAGCCTGGATGCGGAGCAATTGCGCGAAATGCAGAAACTGGTGCGGGAAATTCATGTAAGCGACGATTTGTACCGCTACGTAGCGGCACTAGTGCGCGCTACCCGTATGGAAACCAGCGGCAGCGATACCCTGCAACAGTGGATCAAGTGGGGCGCCGGCCCCCGTGCGGGGCAGGCTCTGATTCTCGCCGCCAAGGCCCGCGCCCTTTTGCAGCGACGCCTCGCCGTCACCCGCGAGGATATCCGCAGCCTGTTACTGCCGGTACTGCGCCACCGGGTGCTGCTCAGCTTCCAGGCCCAGGCCGATGGCGTGCAGATGCCACAGCTGATTGACGAATTACTGGCGGCGGTGCCGGAACCGGGCAGGGACTGA
- a CDS encoding DUF4159 domain-containing protein, with protein MSLTRKAFLQRLILGSCAAALPLGTRAQNTAPGSAQEHYDFYFTRLMYESGDWDVDQRMPSNLLNSLVEYTNLRVDPKEHIVPLADKKMLLAPFCYLAGHKLVQFTTEEAKNFRNYVNRGGFVFVDDCNHDIDGLFAKSFEAQMAELFGEDCLQKLPDDHDLYRCFFQFDELPVTSFELNGWGDDLVHDYLKAIVVNGRIAVLYSNKDFGCEWDYDYRNKRWLAIDNTKFAVNIVIYALTS; from the coding sequence GTGTCCCTCACCCGCAAGGCTTTTCTTCAGCGCCTGATCCTGGGTAGCTGCGCCGCAGCGCTGCCGCTGGGCACACGCGCACAAAATACCGCACCGGGTAGTGCGCAGGAGCACTACGATTTTTATTTCACCCGCTTGATGTACGAGTCCGGTGACTGGGATGTGGATCAGCGCATGCCTTCCAACCTGCTCAATTCACTGGTGGAATACACCAATCTCAGGGTCGATCCCAAAGAGCACATAGTGCCGCTGGCTGATAAGAAAATGCTGCTGGCGCCTTTCTGCTACCTCGCCGGACACAAGCTGGTGCAATTCACCACGGAAGAGGCAAAGAATTTTCGCAATTACGTCAATCGCGGTGGCTTTGTATTTGTCGACGACTGCAACCACGATATCGACGGTCTCTTTGCCAAATCTTTCGAAGCGCAAATGGCCGAGCTGTTTGGCGAAGACTGCCTGCAAAAACTCCCGGACGATCACGACCTCTACCGCTGTTTCTTTCAATTTGATGAATTGCCGGTAACCAGCTTTGAATTAAATGGCTGGGGTGATGATCTGGTACACGACTACCTGAAAGCCATTGTTGTAAACGGCCGTATCGCCGTGCTCTACAGCAACAAAGATTTCGGCTGCGAATGGGACTACGACTACCGCAACAAACGCTGGCTCGCCATCGACAACACAAAATTTGCGGTGAACATTGTTATTTACGCACTGACGAGCTGA
- a CDS encoding DUF58 domain-containing protein yields the protein MEYLSPKTLASCRDLVWLSRHIAEGVMLGVQHSQRRGTGLEFHQYRGYQAGDSIRHIDWKLFARSDRYYVRETEQESRMHVCFVLDTSASLGQASFVEPSLNKLHYAKCWIASLCWLLNAQGDSYSLLAFNSSRTVYVPEGQGEGHQRQIALQLQQLDASDHWPDRAQLAPLWQYFERPCQVVLLSDFFQQGNEIGDFAARLHAAGRPCLPLQLLVEAEQTFPFGGELKLLNPEVSAITPATLEVDAERQRQSYLDAFAQAQSELKARFATQECSLQTDLIEQPVEKSLRQFIQLHGRLC from the coding sequence GTGGAATACCTGTCCCCCAAAACCTTGGCCAGTTGTCGCGATCTGGTGTGGCTGTCGCGGCATATCGCCGAGGGCGTAATGCTCGGTGTGCAACACAGCCAGCGCCGTGGCACCGGCCTGGAATTTCATCAATACCGAGGCTATCAAGCGGGCGATTCCATCCGCCATATCGACTGGAAACTGTTTGCCCGCAGCGATCGCTACTATGTGCGCGAGACCGAGCAGGAGAGCCGTATGCACGTGTGCTTTGTGCTCGATACCAGCGCCTCCCTGGGCCAGGCAAGCTTTGTCGAGCCCAGCCTGAATAAATTGCATTACGCCAAGTGTTGGATTGCCAGCCTCTGCTGGCTGCTCAACGCTCAGGGAGACAGCTATTCCCTATTGGCATTTAACAGCAGCCGGACGGTTTATGTGCCCGAAGGCCAGGGCGAGGGCCACCAGCGCCAAATCGCCCTTCAGCTACAACAACTCGACGCCAGCGACCACTGGCCAGATCGCGCTCAACTGGCGCCGCTGTGGCAATACTTTGAACGCCCCTGTCAGGTGGTGTTGCTGAGTGATTTTTTTCAACAGGGCAATGAGATCGGCGATTTTGCCGCACGCTTGCATGCCGCCGGCCGCCCCTGCCTGCCACTGCAATTGTTAGTTGAGGCAGAACAGACTTTTCCTTTTGGCGGAGAGCTAAAGCTGCTCAATCCAGAAGTAAGCGCCATTACTCCCGCAACTTTAGAAGTGGACGCCGAGCGGCAACGCCAGTCTTACCTGGATGCTTTTGCTCAAGCACAGAGCGAGTTAAAAGCACGCTTTGCCACACAGGAGTGTTCACTACAGACCGACCTTATCGAGCAGCCTGTGGAAAAGTCACTGCGGCAATTTATTCAACTGCACGGCAGGTTGTGCTGA
- a CDS encoding nicotinate phosphoribosyltransferase, translated as MSIENLILNVDSYKASHYLQYPPGTEFISSYIECRGGEFSETVFFGLQAFIKQYLQRPITFANIEEAKTLLETHGLPFNRAGWEHIVSKHRGLLPLEICAVEEGGIIPLHNVMAQIVNTCPSCFWLTSYLETALVRALWYPCTVATQSREIKKIIAHYLQQTADSQKSLPFQLHDFGARGASSLESATLGGMAHLVNFYGTDTLSGILGARNFYHADMPGFSIPAAEHSTITAWGRDGEALAYQNILQHFSGKNKTVAVVSDSYDLWHAVENIWGGQLKNTIQNSGGTLVIRPDSGNPVQIVVDCIERLMHIFGAHTNSKGYRVLPEYIRVIQGDSISRFTIPKILHAMQKHKQSAENIAFGMGGGLLQKVDRDLMSFAMKASAIRINGIWRDIYKDPRTGPEKKSKRGRLALIQCENGDFRTIRLEDVNQYKNFLRPVFRNGNLLIETTFAEVRQRAVI; from the coding sequence ATGTCGATAGAAAACCTGATTCTCAATGTCGATAGCTATAAAGCCAGCCACTACCTGCAATATCCACCAGGTACGGAATTTATTAGCAGCTATATCGAGTGCCGCGGCGGGGAATTTTCTGAAACGGTATTTTTTGGTTTACAAGCTTTTATTAAGCAGTACCTACAAAGACCTATCACATTTGCCAATATCGAAGAGGCAAAAACACTACTAGAAACCCACGGTTTGCCCTTTAATCGCGCGGGCTGGGAACATATCGTCAGTAAACATCGAGGGCTGCTGCCTTTAGAGATTTGTGCTGTAGAGGAGGGAGGCATTATTCCTTTACACAATGTTATGGCACAAATTGTTAATACCTGCCCATCCTGTTTCTGGTTGACCAGTTATCTTGAGACCGCACTGGTACGCGCTCTCTGGTATCCGTGTACTGTCGCCACACAGAGTCGGGAAATCAAAAAAATCATTGCACATTATTTACAGCAAACGGCCGACAGCCAAAAGAGTCTCCCCTTTCAATTACACGATTTCGGTGCGCGTGGGGCCAGTAGCTTGGAAAGTGCCACGTTGGGCGGTATGGCTCATCTAGTGAATTTTTACGGAACAGATACTCTCTCAGGAATATTAGGTGCGAGAAATTTTTACCATGCCGATATGCCTGGATTTTCTATTCCGGCTGCGGAGCATAGCACCATTACCGCCTGGGGCCGGGATGGGGAAGCATTGGCCTATCAGAACATTCTGCAACATTTTTCCGGAAAAAATAAAACCGTTGCGGTGGTCAGTGATAGCTATGATTTATGGCATGCAGTGGAAAATATCTGGGGTGGCCAATTAAAAAACACGATTCAAAACAGTGGTGGGACCTTGGTTATCCGCCCAGACTCCGGCAACCCTGTACAGATTGTTGTCGATTGTATAGAGCGATTGATGCATATATTTGGGGCTCACACCAACAGCAAAGGTTACCGTGTTTTGCCTGAGTATATTCGTGTTATCCAAGGAGATAGCATCTCCCGCTTCACTATCCCCAAAATACTGCACGCAATGCAGAAGCATAAGCAGAGTGCTGAGAATATCGCTTTCGGTATGGGAGGCGGACTGCTGCAAAAAGTCGACAGGGACCTCATGAGCTTTGCCATGAAAGCCAGTGCTATTCGCATCAACGGTATCTGGCGGGACATCTACAAGGACCCACGCACAGGGCCAGAGAAAAAATCCAAACGCGGACGCCTGGCACTGATTCAATGCGAGAATGGCGACTTCAGAACCATTCGTCTGGAGGATGTAAATCAATACAAGAACTTTCTGAGACCAGTGTTTCGTAACGGCAATTTGCTTATAGAAACGACTTTTGCTGAGGTGCGCCAGCGCGCAGTCATATAG
- a CDS encoding BatA domain-containing protein, translating to MLWINNLFQSPQWLWLFTALIIPIAIHLLRRSNPQQISFAALQWVQRYSQSRARRPIVDNKWLLLLRLLIVALLASLLAQPLIKREIYPQEGVILVDPRIEAGEANTFIHNSLPQLVGEGYKVLWLSPETPSVTSPPPQNVDLWKTLSVLSRRADLRRAHILLINNGVPASHQALRVSPHWQWHSLDKPSTDRKPVLPSVALIGKAPSWWAPVLEDWHNNMPGLSVQTLEREDTPSVEQTDWLIYTGLAPLPQAVLEFVTDGGLLITDNSIPPADNLNFFAVDNSQSAQAASVGRGSWLRYESDWYNEAFYRRADLPERLWQQWSGQDWDLQHQNRGYWSANKVVADIAGAGLTVEDSEVENRRIEHLQPWLIIALLLLLAFERLIALSRPPAIMATDSNRDGEADYG from the coding sequence ATGTTGTGGATAAATAACTTATTTCAATCCCCACAGTGGCTATGGCTATTCACAGCCCTGATTATCCCTATCGCCATTCATTTGCTGCGCCGAAGTAATCCACAGCAGATCTCCTTTGCTGCGCTGCAATGGGTACAAAGATATTCACAGAGTCGTGCGCGCCGCCCTATTGTGGATAACAAGTGGCTGCTGCTATTGCGCCTGCTAATCGTCGCCCTGCTGGCAAGTTTATTGGCACAGCCACTGATTAAACGGGAAATTTATCCCCAAGAGGGCGTGATACTGGTAGACCCCAGAATTGAGGCGGGCGAAGCGAATACATTTATCCACAATTCACTGCCGCAGCTTGTCGGGGAAGGTTATAAAGTGCTGTGGTTATCCCCAGAAACACCTTCCGTAACCTCACCCCCACCACAAAATGTGGACCTGTGGAAAACTCTATCGGTACTATCACGCCGGGCAGATTTGCGCAGGGCTCATATCCTGTTGATAAACAACGGGGTTCCAGCATCCCACCAGGCACTGAGAGTCAGCCCCCACTGGCAGTGGCACAGCCTTGATAAACCATCCACAGATCGGAAACCGGTATTACCGAGTGTCGCTTTAATCGGCAAAGCGCCCAGCTGGTGGGCGCCTGTGCTGGAAGACTGGCACAACAATATGCCGGGACTATCGGTGCAAACTCTGGAACGAGAAGATACGCCCAGCGTGGAGCAGACAGATTGGCTTATCTACACAGGCCTCGCTCCCCTGCCACAAGCCGTGCTGGAATTTGTTACAGATGGGGGCCTGTTAATCACCGACAACAGTATCCCCCCTGCCGATAATCTCAACTTCTTTGCTGTGGATAACAGCCAGTCAGCTCAGGCGGCCTCAGTGGGACGGGGAAGTTGGCTGCGCTACGAAAGTGACTGGTATAACGAAGCCTTTTATCGCCGTGCGGATTTACCTGAACGCTTATGGCAGCAGTGGTCTGGGCAAGACTGGGATCTGCAACACCAAAATCGTGGCTACTGGTCTGCCAATAAAGTAGTGGCAGACATAGCAGGGGCAGGTCTTACTGTAGAAGACAGCGAGGTAGAAAACCGCCGCATTGAACACCTGCAACCCTGGTTAATTATCGCCCTACTGTTACTTCTGGCCTTTGAACGCCTAATTGCCCTATCGCGACCTCCAGCCATCATGGCAACCGATAGTAATCGGGATGGGGAGGCCGACTATGGATAA
- a CDS encoding TldD/PmbA family protein yields MAILSRSEAKRILDKVLKYSRADEASAQLAGSETGNIRYARNSVSTSGIVNDIELAVEARFGKKSGVATINEFSDASLEKVMRRAEELAKLSPENPEAMPMLGPQKYVSVDGFAKSTADITPDQRAKAAADSIIAAKEKKVVAAGYLEDERSFAAVATSKGLFGYHASTSANFTVTMRTENGLGSGWAESDVTDFGAMNTGSTSSVAIDKAVLSQEARALEPGKYTVILEPNAVSGLVGYMMSGFDARSADEGRSFMSKKGGGNRTGEKMFDKRVNFYSDPTSLDVPAQPWTDGDFMQLGRTEWVKDGVVKNLARSRYWAEQSKGEVVPEPNNLIMIGGDKTTEELIKNTRRGILVSRTWYIRMVDPQSMLLTGLTRDGTFYIENGKIKYPVKNFRFNESPVIMLNNIEDMGVPQRVGMWGMSAMIPALKVRDFTFSSLSDAV; encoded by the coding sequence ATGGCAATTCTGAGTAGAAGTGAAGCGAAGCGTATTCTCGACAAGGTTTTGAAATACAGCCGCGCCGATGAAGCCAGCGCACAGCTGGCCGGCAGCGAGACCGGCAATATTCGCTATGCGCGCAACAGTGTTTCCACCAGTGGCATCGTCAACGATATCGAGCTGGCTGTAGAGGCCCGTTTCGGCAAGAAATCCGGTGTGGCCACCATCAATGAATTCAGCGATGCCTCCCTGGAAAAAGTGATGCGTCGCGCGGAAGAGCTGGCCAAGCTGTCTCCGGAAAATCCTGAAGCCATGCCGATGCTGGGACCACAGAAATATGTCAGCGTGGACGGTTTTGCCAAGTCCACCGCGGATATCACTCCAGACCAGCGCGCCAAGGCAGCCGCAGATTCCATTATTGCAGCCAAGGAAAAGAAAGTGGTTGCCGCAGGTTACCTGGAAGACGAGCGCTCTTTTGCCGCGGTCGCCACCAGCAAGGGGCTGTTCGGCTACCACGCCTCCACTTCAGCCAACTTCACCGTGACCATGCGCACCGAGAATGGCCTGGGTTCCGGTTGGGCTGAAAGTGACGTTACCGATTTCGGCGCGATGAATACTGGCAGCACTTCCTCTGTGGCCATCGACAAGGCGGTCCTGTCCCAGGAAGCCCGCGCCCTGGAACCGGGCAAGTACACCGTGATCCTGGAGCCCAATGCGGTGTCCGGCCTGGTGGGTTACATGATGAGCGGCTTCGATGCGCGCAGTGCCGACGAAGGCCGCAGCTTTATGAGCAAAAAGGGCGGCGGCAACCGTACCGGCGAGAAGATGTTCGACAAGCGCGTAAATTTCTACTCCGACCCCACCAGTCTCGATGTGCCGGCCCAACCCTGGACCGACGGTGACTTTATGCAGCTGGGGCGCACCGAATGGGTGAAAGACGGCGTAGTGAAAAACCTAGCGCGCAGCCGCTACTGGGCCGAGCAAAGCAAAGGCGAAGTGGTCCCCGAGCCCAACAACCTGATTATGATCGGCGGCGATAAAACCACCGAAGAACTGATCAAAAATACCCGCCGCGGTATTTTGGTATCCCGCACCTGGTATATCCGTATGGTCGATCCGCAGTCCATGCTGCTCACCGGCCTCACCCGCGACGGCACCTTCTATATCGAAAACGGCAAGATTAAATACCCGGTGAAGAACTTCCGCTTCAACGAGAGCCCGGTAATCATGCTCAACAATATCGAAGATATGGGCGTCCCCCAGCGAGTGGGTATGTGGGGCATGTCCGCCATGATTCCCGCACTGAAAGTACGCGACTTTACTTTCAGCAGCCTTTCTGACGCCGTTTAA
- a CDS encoding PspA/IM30 family protein: MREGLIKRISRLISVSANAVVDSVEAAAPESVMEQAIRDVDDAIKDVRDQLGKAEASKYLNSRTLNEEKTRHKRLAEQITIAVNKGRDDLAEVAIAKQMDIEVQLPILEKAISENNIEIKELGSYILALQGKKREMREQLQEFIAVNKNARGSVFTDEYGRDRKSKAQVEQATDAFNRAVGNTAISTFDSGIDASKLAELEEFARNNRVKERLAKIKSGG; the protein is encoded by the coding sequence TTGAGAGAAGGATTAATTAAGCGCATTTCACGCTTAATCTCTGTGTCTGCGAATGCAGTTGTAGACTCAGTTGAAGCCGCTGCGCCAGAGTCAGTGATGGAACAGGCAATCCGGGATGTGGATGATGCGATTAAGGATGTGCGAGATCAGCTAGGAAAAGCAGAGGCATCTAAGTATCTAAATAGTAGAACGTTAAACGAAGAAAAAACACGTCATAAACGTTTAGCTGAACAAATTACCATCGCTGTAAATAAAGGTCGTGATGATTTGGCTGAAGTCGCCATCGCCAAGCAAATGGATATTGAGGTGCAGCTTCCAATTTTAGAGAAAGCGATCAGTGAAAATAATATAGAAATAAAGGAGCTAGGTTCTTATATTCTTGCTCTGCAAGGTAAGAAGCGTGAAATGCGTGAGCAATTACAGGAATTTATTGCAGTCAATAAAAATGCAAGAGGTAGCGTTTTTACTGATGAATATGGTAGGGATAGAAAATCGAAAGCTCAGGTAGAACAAGCTACAGATGCATTTAATCGAGCAGTAGGTAATACAGCTATATCGACATTCGACTCTGGGATAGATGCCAGCAAATTAGCAGAGCTTGAGGAGTTTGCACGAAATAATCGTGTGAAAGAACGTTTAGCCAAAATTAAATCGGGGGGCTGA